A single Calidifontibacter indicus DNA region contains:
- a CDS encoding M23 family metallopeptidase, producing MTRYKGRHRHAPSPSLLKRGKVILPTTAVVAGAVAVGAVSTANGATLGSASMLLQTTDAKTAWAVAGTATRADTQASRSQTRASAAVDAKVKAAVDARAKARTAAISRADTLRAAAKKKAVLAAINTATPAQDHVEATDASSTSSSSTQSLPTQGGMSASTRTPAAQTGTQGGGGYLCPIAGCGGHFTSGYGFRSSPGGIGSTNHGGIDLSIPVGTPLRAMRAGTVTDAGWYGGCGMRIVVDYGNGVSSWYCHLSGFAASPGQQVGAGEVVAWSGNTGNSTGPHLHLEIHLGGVRVNPYPWLAARGLV from the coding sequence GTGACTCGATACAAAGGCCGCCATCGGCATGCACCGTCACCCTCGCTGCTCAAGCGGGGCAAGGTGATCCTGCCGACGACCGCGGTCGTTGCCGGCGCGGTGGCTGTGGGGGCAGTCTCCACCGCGAACGGCGCGACGCTCGGCTCGGCGTCGATGCTGCTGCAGACGACCGACGCCAAGACTGCCTGGGCTGTCGCCGGCACCGCCACCAGGGCCGACACCCAGGCGTCCCGGTCGCAGACCCGCGCTTCGGCCGCCGTCGACGCCAAGGTGAAGGCGGCTGTCGACGCCCGCGCCAAGGCGCGCACCGCCGCGATCTCGCGCGCCGACACGTTGCGTGCTGCCGCCAAGAAGAAGGCCGTGCTGGCCGCGATCAACACCGCGACCCCGGCCCAGGACCACGTCGAGGCCACCGACGCCTCGTCGACCTCGTCTAGCAGCACCCAGTCGCTGCCCACCCAGGGCGGCATGTCGGCGTCGACGCGCACTCCGGCAGCCCAGACCGGCACCCAGGGCGGTGGCGGCTACCTCTGCCCGATCGCCGGCTGCGGCGGTCACTTCACCTCCGGCTACGGCTTCCGCTCCTCCCCCGGCGGTATCGGCTCCACCAACCACGGCGGCATCGACCTGTCCATCCCGGTCGGCACGCCCCTGCGGGCGATGCGTGCCGGCACCGTCACCGACGCCGGCTGGTACGGCGGGTGTGGCATGCGCATCGTCGTCGACTACGGCAACGGTGTGAGCTCCTGGTACTGCCACCTCAGCGGCTTCGCCGCCAGCCCCGGCCAGCAGGTCGGCGCCGGCGAGGTCGTCGCGTGGTCGGGCAACACCGGCAACTCCACCGGCCCGCACCTGCACCTCGAGATCCACCTCGGTGGCGTGCGCGTCAACCCCTA
- a CDS encoding cobalamin B12-binding domain-containing protein, giving the protein MSDPAGAPNAETPETSGSAAPLRVVVAKPGLDGHDRGAKVIARALRDAGFEVIYTGLHQTPAQIVEVAIQEDADAIGMSVLSGAHMTLFADVMKLLGEKDAEDIVVFGGGIIPEEDIPQLLQLGVATIFTPGTRTTSVVEWVHTHVGTGAEAVTAEG; this is encoded by the coding sequence ATGAGTGATCCCGCTGGTGCACCCAACGCCGAGACGCCCGAGACCTCCGGGTCTGCCGCCCCCTTGCGCGTCGTTGTCGCCAAGCCGGGCCTCGACGGACACGACCGGGGTGCGAAGGTCATCGCCCGCGCGTTGCGCGATGCCGGTTTCGAGGTCATCTACACCGGGTTGCACCAGACCCCGGCGCAGATCGTCGAGGTCGCGATCCAGGAGGACGCCGACGCGATCGGCATGTCCGTGCTGTCCGGTGCGCACATGACGTTGTTCGCCGATGTCATGAAGCTTCTGGGGGAGAAGGACGCCGAGGACATCGTGGTGTTCGGTGGCGGAATCATCCCGGAGGAGGACATTCCGCAGTTGCTTCAGCTCGGCGTCGCCACGATTTTCACTCCCGGCACAAGGACCACCAGCGTCGTCGAGTGGGTGCACACCCATGTGGGGACCGGAGCCGAGGCGGTCACTGCGGAGGGCTAG